A genomic stretch from Caulobacter sp. FWC2 includes:
- a CDS encoding UxaA family hydrolase — protein MTDTTLAPRESIHPVDPRDHVATALRDLVAGEVLDLHGQTITVRADIPKGHKIAIRDASAGADVLKYGWPIGRATADIAVGDHVHVHNVATRLEGVEGYSFAPTAPEPHAEPAARTFDGYRRKNGRAGTRNEIWVLCTVGCVANTARRIAEKANAHFAGRVDGVYAFPHPFGCSQLGDDLTHTRSLIAGLAAHPNAGGVLILGLGCENNQLKALLDSAPDIDRERLRSFTTQMVEDEFEDGLAAIEALVEIAEKDRREPIPVSELIVGLKCGGSDGFSGVTANPLVGRIADKVADAGGTPVLTEIPEVFGAENVLLQRAASREIFDQAVGVIDDFKRYFIDNNQPIYENPSPGNIAGGITTLEEKSLGAVQKGGRAQLVEVLRYGERVGPHGLTLLEAPGNDAVSSTALTAAGATVILFTTGRGTPLGFPAPTLKIASNSGLAQRKPGWIDFDAGQVLEGVSMDDAADRLMDLVVDTASGKATKAELNGEREIAIWKSGVTL, from the coding sequence CCGTCGACCCACGCGACCACGTGGCCACCGCCCTGCGCGACCTCGTGGCCGGCGAAGTCCTGGACCTGCACGGCCAGACGATCACCGTGCGCGCCGATATCCCCAAGGGCCACAAGATCGCTATTCGCGATGCCAGCGCTGGCGCCGACGTCCTTAAGTACGGATGGCCGATCGGCCGGGCCACGGCCGACATCGCCGTCGGCGACCATGTCCACGTCCACAATGTCGCGACCCGCCTGGAAGGCGTCGAGGGCTACAGCTTCGCCCCGACCGCTCCGGAGCCGCACGCCGAGCCCGCCGCTCGCACCTTCGACGGCTATCGCCGCAAGAACGGCCGAGCCGGCACCCGCAACGAGATCTGGGTGCTGTGCACCGTCGGCTGCGTCGCCAACACAGCCCGCCGCATCGCCGAGAAGGCCAACGCCCACTTCGCCGGCCGCGTCGATGGCGTCTACGCTTTCCCCCACCCGTTCGGCTGCTCGCAGCTGGGCGATGACCTGACCCACACCCGCAGCCTGATCGCCGGCCTGGCCGCCCACCCCAACGCCGGCGGCGTGCTGATCCTGGGCCTGGGCTGCGAGAACAATCAGCTGAAGGCCCTGCTGGACAGCGCGCCGGACATCGACCGCGAGCGTCTCCGCAGCTTCACGACCCAGATGGTCGAGGATGAATTCGAGGACGGTCTCGCCGCGATCGAGGCCCTGGTCGAGATCGCCGAGAAGGACAGGCGCGAGCCGATCCCGGTTTCCGAACTGATCGTCGGTCTCAAGTGCGGCGGCTCGGACGGCTTCTCGGGCGTCACCGCCAACCCGCTGGTCGGCCGCATCGCCGACAAGGTCGCCGACGCCGGCGGCACCCCGGTCCTGACCGAGATTCCGGAGGTCTTCGGGGCCGAGAACGTGCTGCTGCAGCGCGCCGCCAGCCGCGAGATCTTCGATCAGGCCGTCGGGGTGATCGACGACTTCAAGCGCTACTTCATCGACAACAACCAGCCGATCTACGAGAACCCCTCGCCCGGCAACATCGCCGGCGGCATCACCACGCTGGAGGAGAAGTCCCTGGGCGCGGTGCAGAAGGGCGGCCGGGCTCAACTGGTCGAGGTGCTGCGCTACGGCGAACGCGTCGGCCCCCACGGCCTGACCCTGCTGGAGGCTCCTGGCAATGACGCGGTCTCGTCGACGGCCCTGACCGCCGCCGGCGCGACGGTGATTCTGTTCACCACCGGCCGCGGCACGCCGCTGGGCTTCCCGGCCCCGACGCTGAAGATCGCCTCGAACTCGGGCCTGGCCCAGCGCAAGCCCGGCTGGATCGACTTCGACGCCGGCCAGGTGCTGGAAGGTGTCTCGATGGACGACGCGGCTGACCGACTGATGGACCTCGTGGTCGACACCGCCTCCGGCAAGGCCACCAAGGCCGAGCTGAACGGCGAACGCGAGATCGCCATCTGGAAGTCCGGCGTGACCCTCTAA
- a CDS encoding mannitol dehydrogenase family protein, producing the protein MTASPTTSPALRLSATSYPGAIPGTALPTYDRDKVQVGVVHFGPGAFHRAHQAFYFDQLLTTDPRWGICAVSLKSPGVRDALQPQDGLYTLAQLDAETTFRIVGSIVEVLVAPEDPPSVFARLAAPTTRMVTLTVTEKGYTLSVEGGLDEKHPDIVHDLAHPREPKSAVGYIVEGLRRRFAASLPPYAVVACDNLADNGWRLKAAVVAFAAKIDADLAAWIDAEGSFPRTMVDSITPATDDTLRARVQTATGLEDAWPIQREAFTQWVVEDVLPADAPDLSSVGGILTDDVRGFERAKLRLLNGVHSTLAYAGILRGHETVFEAVSDPALEALARDLMAKDIIPTLTAPRGLDLADYAEAILARFRNPEIRHYLAQIAWDGTQKLPFRILGTLTETLEAGRSIERLAIPLAAWMRFIALRAKTGEAITDPLADKLTEIGVGVTGDANTDVAAFLALDTVFPAALTSNPTFVAAIEKAYADLG; encoded by the coding sequence TTGACGGCTTCTCCCACGACCTCCCCCGCCCTGCGTCTGAGCGCGACCAGCTATCCGGGGGCGATCCCCGGCACGGCGCTGCCGACCTATGACCGTGACAAGGTGCAGGTTGGCGTCGTCCACTTCGGCCCCGGCGCCTTCCACCGCGCCCACCAGGCCTTCTATTTCGACCAGCTTCTGACGACCGATCCGCGCTGGGGGATCTGCGCCGTCTCTCTGAAGAGCCCGGGCGTCCGCGACGCCCTGCAGCCGCAGGACGGCCTATACACCCTGGCGCAGCTGGACGCCGAGACCACCTTCCGCATTGTCGGCTCGATCGTCGAGGTGCTGGTCGCGCCGGAAGATCCGCCTTCGGTCTTCGCCCGTCTGGCGGCCCCTACCACCCGCATGGTCACCCTGACGGTGACTGAAAAGGGCTACACCCTGTCGGTCGAGGGCGGCCTCGACGAGAAGCATCCGGACATCGTCCACGACCTGGCCCATCCGCGCGAACCCAAGAGCGCCGTGGGCTACATCGTCGAAGGCCTGCGCCGCCGGTTCGCGGCCAGCCTGCCGCCCTACGCCGTCGTGGCCTGCGACAACCTCGCCGACAACGGCTGGCGTCTGAAAGCGGCCGTGGTCGCCTTCGCCGCCAAGATCGACGCCGATCTGGCCGCCTGGATCGACGCCGAGGGCAGCTTCCCGCGCACCATGGTCGACAGCATCACCCCCGCCACCGACGACACCTTGCGAGCGCGAGTCCAGACCGCCACCGGCCTGGAAGACGCCTGGCCGATCCAGCGCGAAGCCTTCACCCAGTGGGTGGTCGAGGACGTGCTTCCCGCCGACGCGCCGGACCTGTCCAGCGTCGGGGGCATCCTGACCGACGACGTGCGCGGTTTCGAGCGCGCCAAGCTGCGCCTGCTGAACGGCGTCCACTCGACCCTGGCCTATGCCGGCATCCTGCGCGGCCACGAGACGGTGTTCGAGGCGGTCAGCGATCCGGCGCTGGAAGCCTTAGCCCGCGACCTGATGGCCAAGGACATCATCCCGACCCTGACGGCGCCGCGCGGCCTGGATCTGGCCGACTACGCCGAGGCGATCCTGGCCCGCTTCCGCAATCCCGAAATCCGCCACTACCTGGCGCAGATCGCCTGGGACGGCACCCAGAAGCTGCCCTTCCGCATCCTGGGCACGCTGACGGAAACCCTGGAAGCCGGCCGTTCGATCGAGCGTTTGGCGATACCGCTGGCGGCCTGGATGCGCTTCATCGCCCTGCGCGCCAAGACCGGCGAGGCGATCACCGATCCGCTGGCCGACAAGCTGACCGAGATCGGCGTGGGCGTCACCGGCGACGCCAACACCGACGTGGCGGCCTTCCTGGCCTTGGACACCGTGTTCCCGGCGGCCTTGACCTCGAACCCGACCTTCGTCGCGGCGATCGAGAAGGCCTACGCCGACCTCGGCTAA
- a CDS encoding sugar transferase: MKRAFDFTAAALGLIVLALPLAGLWLLVRLTSPGPGLYWSQRVGRGSALFAMPKFRTMRIDTPEVATHLLENPDRWLTPLGPLMRKLSLDELPQLWSVLVGQMSLVGPRPALFNQDDLIAARKAAGVDVLRPGVTGWAQINGRDELAIPDKVALDAEYLARRSFLFDLEIMVSTVVPVLTARGVTR, encoded by the coding sequence GTGAAGCGCGCCTTTGATTTCACGGCGGCGGCGCTAGGCCTGATCGTCCTGGCCCTGCCGCTCGCCGGGTTGTGGCTGCTGGTGCGCCTGACTTCGCCCGGGCCGGGGCTCTACTGGTCGCAGCGCGTGGGCCGAGGCTCCGCGCTTTTCGCCATGCCCAAGTTCCGGACCATGCGGATCGACACGCCCGAGGTCGCCACGCATCTGCTGGAGAACCCGGACCGCTGGCTGACGCCGCTGGGGCCGCTGATGCGCAAGCTCAGCCTAGACGAGCTGCCGCAGTTGTGGAGCGTGCTGGTGGGCCAGATGAGCCTGGTCGGGCCGCGCCCGGCGCTGTTCAATCAGGACGACCTGATCGCCGCCCGCAAGGCCGCCGGCGTCGATGTCCTGCGGCCCGGCGTCACCGGCTGGGCGCAGATCAACGGCCGCGACGAGCTGGCCATCCCGGACAAGGTGGCGCTGGACGCCGAGTATCTCGCCCGGCGCTCGTTCCTGTTCGACCTGGAGATCATGGTCAGCACCGTCGTGCCGGTGCTGACCGCTCGAGGTGTTACGCGTTAG
- a CDS encoding polar localization protein TipN has product MKPKKRQPLDFSATPTGVPPEEAKTTPELPPELSEATSFSDSEAAIPSAEPLTLQETLNDDLAVPPPMTVRSRRRREPDPEPVESFSEPELKLATSLAATAQPPAPVVEPERAAPAKAESREPTLDLRGPEAAVPLRSEDVPRRMSGVLFWTLATAIAFLWALAPIAFALGYARGVPAFKVEGFALTVFAGLAIGPALLTLLGAYLLRQANGIADELRRTRTLTDRIVTPAALAAVGASSAVDALRQGVDDAANAAQRAREHIVSLRQALAEETGRLAEAAADSAKMAKQLAQGLGHERTAMETLSQSLDARSTAVVDAIGSQARMVAEASDLAETQLREAEAALAARAADLAAAAAEASDAARVGAEDLSRQIARLETAGHGVGDQVSSVEKSLAAQRAALVEISQALRSDQEDFASEAETRTAQLTEFVAYTRVGATELSDAAAMGAEILRGLISAAADQFRELAEGAVSQREILADNAKKTLETIGDVAENQRTLLEDELKAAMEAMAESALKAAEGVEARVEAARSRVDQLNEIAFAAGQKADAVFESRMEEARDIIEHSAQMVEQAGARTSQKLADSVQAARGTLDELETMLAEIGKRTADLPAEALQKAAEVRVSIEQGVEHLMNAIRRTAEETAAIDQAFQERVRRNYEMLSEAAGAVTASSASTIAARAAPTQAPVSRARPAPPPSQPEPLPMAVFDDEDEPPTDRRRLRLTPTATDQEFRSVFEQASARKQTPAQSASEPEGEGGWSWRNLLAGIENSSPGDAALGERLSAEITAMGIDPHALLPRGRIDEIAAALQTRDDGGAREVVKRLAPAAIRRLVRRLFSDSTLKANTERFLKRYASMIDEAAGQDREGFLLAALLSSDAGRAYLLLDAASGDLG; this is encoded by the coding sequence ATGAAGCCTAAGAAGCGCCAACCGCTCGATTTTTCCGCCACGCCGACGGGTGTCCCTCCCGAGGAAGCCAAGACCACGCCTGAGCTCCCTCCGGAGCTGTCTGAGGCCACGTCTTTTTCCGACTCCGAGGCGGCCATTCCGAGCGCCGAGCCCCTGACTCTGCAAGAGACGCTGAACGACGATCTGGCTGTTCCGCCGCCGATGACCGTGCGCTCGCGCCGTCGCCGCGAGCCGGATCCCGAGCCGGTCGAGAGCTTCTCGGAGCCCGAGCTGAAACTGGCCACCTCGCTGGCCGCCACAGCCCAACCGCCTGCCCCCGTCGTCGAGCCCGAACGCGCCGCGCCGGCCAAGGCCGAGAGCCGAGAGCCGACGCTTGACCTGCGCGGACCCGAAGCGGCCGTGCCGCTGCGCAGCGAGGACGTTCCGCGCCGCATGTCGGGCGTATTGTTCTGGACCCTGGCCACCGCCATCGCCTTCCTTTGGGCCCTGGCCCCGATCGCCTTCGCCCTGGGCTACGCGCGCGGCGTGCCAGCCTTCAAGGTCGAGGGCTTCGCCCTGACGGTGTTCGCCGGCCTGGCTATCGGCCCGGCCCTCCTGACCCTGCTGGGCGCCTATCTGCTGCGCCAGGCGAACGGCATCGCCGATGAATTGCGCCGCACCCGGACCCTGACCGATCGCATCGTCACCCCGGCCGCTCTGGCCGCCGTCGGTGCGTCCAGCGCGGTAGACGCCCTGCGCCAAGGCGTCGATGACGCCGCCAACGCCGCCCAGCGGGCGCGTGAGCACATCGTCTCGCTGCGCCAGGCCCTGGCCGAGGAGACCGGGCGCCTCGCCGAGGCCGCTGCCGACTCCGCCAAGATGGCCAAGCAACTGGCCCAAGGGCTGGGCCACGAGCGTACGGCCATGGAGACCCTGTCGCAGTCCCTGGACGCCCGCTCCACGGCGGTGGTCGACGCGATCGGCAGCCAGGCCCGCATGGTGGCCGAGGCCTCCGATCTGGCCGAGACCCAGCTGCGCGAAGCAGAAGCCGCCCTGGCGGCCCGCGCCGCCGACCTGGCGGCCGCCGCCGCCGAAGCCTCGGACGCCGCCCGCGTCGGGGCCGAGGACCTGTCGCGCCAGATCGCTCGGCTGGAGACCGCCGGCCACGGCGTTGGCGACCAGGTCTCGTCGGTCGAGAAGAGCCTGGCCGCCCAGCGCGCCGCGCTCGTCGAGATCAGCCAGGCCCTGCGCTCGGACCAGGAGGACTTCGCCTCCGAGGCCGAGACTCGCACCGCTCAGCTCACCGAGTTCGTCGCCTATACCCGTGTCGGCGCCACCGAACTGTCGGACGCCGCCGCCATGGGCGCGGAGATCCTGCGCGGCCTCATCAGCGCGGCCGCCGACCAGTTCCGCGAACTGGCCGAGGGCGCTGTCAGCCAGCGCGAGATCCTGGCCGACAACGCCAAGAAGACGCTCGAGACCATCGGCGACGTCGCCGAGAACCAGCGCACCCTGCTGGAGGACGAGCTGAAGGCGGCCATGGAGGCCATGGCCGAGTCGGCGTTGAAGGCGGCCGAGGGCGTGGAGGCTCGCGTCGAGGCCGCCCGCAGCCGCGTCGACCAACTGAACGAGATCGCCTTCGCCGCCGGCCAGAAGGCCGACGCGGTGTTCGAATCCCGCATGGAGGAGGCGCGCGACATCATCGAGCACTCGGCCCAGATGGTCGAGCAAGCCGGGGCGCGCACCTCGCAGAAGCTGGCGGACTCGGTGCAGGCGGCCCGCGGCACGCTGGACGAACTGGAGACGATGCTGGCCGAGATCGGCAAACGCACCGCCGACCTGCCAGCCGAGGCTCTGCAGAAGGCCGCCGAAGTCCGCGTATCCATCGAGCAGGGCGTCGAGCATCTGATGAACGCCATCCGCCGCACCGCCGAGGAGACGGCCGCGATCGACCAGGCTTTCCAGGAGCGCGTCCGCCGCAATTACGAGATGCTGAGCGAGGCGGCCGGGGCCGTCACCGCGTCCAGCGCCTCGACCATCGCCGCCCGCGCCGCCCCGACCCAGGCCCCGGTCAGCCGTGCGCGCCCCGCGCCGCCGCCTTCCCAGCCCGAACCGCTGCCGATGGCCGTTTTCGACGACGAGGACGAGCCGCCGACCGACCGTCGCCGCCTGCGCCTGACGCCAACGGCGACCGACCAAGAGTTCCGTTCGGTGTTCGAGCAAGCCTCCGCCCGCAAGCAGACGCCAGCGCAGTCGGCGTCCGAACCGGAGGGCGAGGGCGGCTGGAGCTGGCGCAACCTGCTGGCCGGTATCGAGAACAGCTCTCCGGGCGACGCCGCCTTGGGCGAGAGGCTCTCCGCCGAGATCACGGCCATGGGGATTGATCCGCACGCCCTGCTGCCGCGCGGCCGGATCGACGAGATCGCCGCGGCCCTGCAGACGCGTGACGATGGCGGGGCCCGCGAGGTGGTCAAGCGACTGGCGCCCGCCGCCATCCGTCGCCTGGTCCGCCGCCTGTTCTCCGACTCGACGTTGAAGGCCAATACCGAGCGCTTCCTGAAGCGTTACGCGAGCATGATCGACGAGGCGGCTGGCCAGGATCGCGAAGGCTTCCTGCTGGCGGCGCTGCTGTCGTCGGACGCTGGCCGGGCCTACCTGCTGCTTGACGCGGCCAGCGGCGATCTCGGCTGA
- the cysD gene encoding sulfate adenylyltransferase subunit CysD yields the protein MALTQFAPAAYPPEPMTPDLTKNAISPARLTHLQRLEAESIHILREVAAECERPVMLYSIGKDSAVMLHLAAKAFYPGKPPFPLLHVDTTWKFRDMYALRDKVASELGFDLIVHKNPDAEARGVNPFDHGSALHTGLWKTEGLKQALSKYGFDAAFGGARRDEEKSRAKERVFSFRTAEHRWDPKNQRPELWNLYNTRKHPGESLRVFPISNWTELDVWQYIHLENIPIVPLYFAAERPVVERDGALIMVDDDRFRLHPGETPHMKSVRFRTLGCYPLTGAVESTAATLPQVIQEMLLTTTSERQGRVIDHDQSASMEKKKQEGYF from the coding sequence TTGGCCCTTACCCAATTCGCACCCGCCGCGTACCCGCCGGAACCGATGACGCCCGATCTGACGAAGAACGCGATCTCGCCGGCCCGCCTCACCCACCTCCAGCGGCTGGAGGCCGAGAGCATCCACATCCTGCGCGAAGTGGCGGCCGAGTGCGAACGCCCGGTCATGCTGTATTCGATCGGCAAGGACAGTGCGGTGATGCTGCACCTGGCCGCCAAGGCCTTCTATCCCGGCAAACCGCCCTTCCCGCTGCTGCACGTCGACACGACCTGGAAGTTCCGGGACATGTACGCCCTGCGCGACAAGGTGGCGTCGGAGCTGGGCTTCGACCTGATCGTCCACAAGAACCCCGACGCCGAGGCGCGCGGCGTCAATCCGTTCGACCACGGCAGCGCCCTGCACACCGGCCTGTGGAAAACCGAGGGCCTGAAGCAGGCCCTGTCCAAGTACGGCTTCGACGCGGCCTTCGGCGGCGCCCGCCGCGACGAGGAGAAGAGCCGGGCCAAGGAACGGGTCTTCTCGTTCCGGACCGCCGAGCATCGCTGGGACCCAAAGAACCAGCGGCCGGAACTGTGGAACCTCTACAATACCCGCAAACACCCGGGCGAGAGCCTGCGCGTCTTCCCGATCTCCAATTGGACCGAGCTGGACGTCTGGCAATACATCCACCTTGAGAACATCCCGATCGTGCCGCTGTACTTCGCGGCCGAGCGGCCGGTGGTCGAGCGCGACGGCGCGCTGATCATGGTCGACGATGACCGCTTCCGCCTGCATCCCGGCGAGACGCCTCATATGAAGAGCGTCCGCTTCCGCACCCTGGGCTGCTACCCGCTGACTGGCGCGGTCGAAAGCACGGCGGCCACCCTGCCCCAGGTCATCCAGGAAATGCTGCTGACCACGACGTCGGAACGGCAAGGCCGGGTCATCGACCACGACCAGTCCGCCTCGATGGAGAAGAAGAAGCAGGAGGGCTACTTCTGA
- the cysN gene encoding sulfate adenylyltransferase subunit CysN, whose product MAHQSALIAEDIDAYLHQHQHKSLLRFITCGSVDDGKSTLIGRLLYDSKMIFEDQLAALEADSKKVGTQGGAIDFALLVDGLAAEREQGITIDVAYRFFSTEKRKFIVADTPGHEQYTRNMVTGASTADAAVILIDARKGVLTQTRRHSYLVSLLGIRHVVLAVNKMDLVGWDPAVFDRIVADYRAFAEQIGLTVFTPIPISGLGGDNIASSSEHTPWFKGPILMYWLEGVEVEDDLRSKPFRMPVQWVNRPNLDFRGFSGLIASGTIKPGDRIRALPSGRESRVARIVTLPGDLDQAVAGQSVTLTLEDEIDISRGDVIATADAPAPVANQFEATLVWMDDEPLPPGRTYLLKIGARTVGASVTDIKHRVNVNTLEHTAAKRLELNEIGLVNLSLDQAIPFEAYADNRQMGGFILVDRLSNRTVGAGMINFALRRADNIHWQHTDVSKASRSALKSQRGQVVWLTGLSGAGKSTIANLVEKRLHALGRHTYLLDGDNVRHGLNKDLGFTEEDRVENIRRVAEVAKLMVDAGLIVLTAFISPFRAERQLARDILEPGEFIEVFVDTPLAVAEARDVKGLYKKARSGQLKNFTGVDSPYEAPETPELRIDTTAIDPVEAAERIVAWLEGGEIDYTI is encoded by the coding sequence ATGGCGCACCAGTCCGCCCTGATCGCCGAGGACATCGACGCCTATCTGCACCAGCACCAGCACAAGTCGCTGCTGCGCTTCATCACCTGCGGCAGCGTCGACGACGGCAAGTCCACCCTGATCGGCCGCCTGCTGTACGACAGCAAGATGATCTTCGAGGACCAGCTGGCGGCCCTCGAAGCCGACAGCAAGAAGGTCGGCACGCAAGGCGGGGCGATCGACTTCGCCCTGCTGGTCGACGGCCTGGCCGCCGAGCGCGAGCAAGGCATCACCATCGACGTCGCCTACCGCTTCTTCTCGACCGAGAAGCGCAAGTTCATCGTCGCCGACACCCCCGGCCACGAGCAGTACACGCGCAACATGGTCACCGGCGCCTCGACCGCCGACGCGGCCGTGATCCTGATCGACGCCCGCAAGGGCGTACTGACCCAGACGCGTCGCCACAGCTACCTCGTGTCCCTGCTGGGCATCCGCCACGTGGTGCTGGCGGTGAACAAGATGGACCTGGTCGGCTGGGATCCGGCGGTGTTCGACCGCATCGTCGCCGACTATCGCGCGTTCGCCGAGCAGATCGGCCTGACCGTGTTCACGCCGATCCCGATCTCCGGCCTGGGCGGCGACAACATCGCATCAAGCAGCGAGCACACGCCCTGGTTCAAGGGTCCGATCCTGATGTACTGGCTGGAAGGCGTGGAGGTTGAGGACGACCTGCGGTCCAAGCCGTTCCGCATGCCGGTGCAGTGGGTCAATCGCCCGAACCTCGACTTCCGGGGCTTCTCGGGCCTGATCGCCTCCGGGACCATCAAGCCGGGCGACCGCATCCGCGCCCTGCCCTCGGGTCGTGAGAGCCGCGTGGCCCGCATCGTCACCCTCCCCGGCGATCTGGACCAGGCCGTCGCCGGCCAGTCGGTGACCCTGACGCTGGAAGACGAGATCGACATCTCGCGCGGCGACGTCATCGCCACGGCCGACGCCCCTGCGCCGGTCGCCAACCAGTTCGAGGCCACGCTCGTCTGGATGGACGACGAGCCGCTACCCCCTGGCCGCACCTATCTGCTGAAGATCGGCGCTCGCACGGTCGGCGCCAGCGTCACCGACATCAAGCACCGGGTGAACGTCAACACGCTGGAACACACGGCCGCCAAGCGGCTGGAGCTGAACGAGATCGGGCTCGTGAACCTGTCGCTCGACCAGGCCATCCCGTTCGAGGCCTATGCCGACAACCGCCAGATGGGCGGCTTCATCCTGGTCGATCGCCTGTCCAACCGCACCGTTGGCGCGGGGATGATCAACTTCGCCCTGCGCCGGGCCGATAATATCCACTGGCAGCACACCGACGTCAGCAAGGCCTCGCGGTCGGCGCTGAAGAGCCAGCGCGGCCAAGTCGTCTGGCTCACGGGCCTGTCGGGCGCGGGCAAGTCGACCATCGCCAACCTGGTCGAAAAGCGCCTGCACGCCCTGGGCCGCCACACCTACCTGCTGGACGGCGACAATGTCCGCCACGGCCTGAACAAGGATCTCGGCTTCACCGAGGAGGACCGCGTCGAGAACATCCGACGGGTGGCCGAGGTCGCCAAACTGATGGTCGACGCCGGTCTCATCGTGCTGACCGCCTTCATCTCGCCATTCCGGGCCGAACGCCAGCTGGCGCGTGACATCCTGGAGCCCGGCGAGTTCATCGAGGTCTTCGTCGACACGCCCCTGGCCGTGGCTGAGGCGCGGGATGTGAAGGGTCTCTACAAGAAGGCCCGCTCGGGCCAGTTGAAGAACTTCACCGGCGTCGACAGCCCGTATGAAGCGCCGGAAACCCCGGAGCTACGCATCGACACCACCGCGATCGATCCCGTCGAAGCGGCCGAACGGATCGTCGCCTGGCTGGAAGGCGGGGAGATCGACTACACGATCTGA
- a CDS encoding MFS transporter, with protein sequence MPDTAYRADGKGLPTLVRLCLFYAAIFLSSGVSLPYIGTYLRSRGMTGSEIGLILAVPLLLKPFTGASLAVWADGFTLRRTPMVVLLAGAGLGYAGLLAAPNLWWFILAWFIGQTLLSTVSPLIDIITLRRARAERFNYGIPRGTGSSAFIAANLAMGAILTFAAPTIIAFWIVAACFVAALAAALLVPPERVHAEGAKPDRSERWKGLSELLRNRTFLLAVVTAGLIQGAHAFYYGFSAILWRKQGISEPMIGVLWGVGVAAEVGFMWFLEPLRRRWGPERFLILGASAAVVRWTLYAFEPPLWALFPLQMLHAMTFAASFLASLRLIEKLAPPAAASPAQAINSALSSGFTLGIATLASGPLFDALGAKGYLATAVMAALGLIGAIMLSRRSRHQIV encoded by the coding sequence GTGCCGGATACGGCGTACAGGGCGGATGGGAAGGGGCTCCCGACCCTCGTCCGCCTCTGCCTGTTCTACGCCGCCATCTTTCTGAGCTCGGGCGTCAGCCTGCCGTATATCGGCACCTATCTGCGCTCGCGCGGGATGACCGGCAGCGAGATCGGCCTGATCCTGGCCGTGCCGCTGCTGCTGAAGCCCTTTACGGGCGCGTCGCTGGCGGTGTGGGCCGACGGCTTCACCCTGCGACGCACGCCGATGGTGGTGCTGCTGGCCGGGGCGGGGCTGGGCTATGCGGGCCTGCTGGCCGCGCCGAACCTGTGGTGGTTCATCCTGGCGTGGTTCATCGGCCAGACCCTGCTGTCGACCGTCTCGCCGCTGATCGACATCATCACCCTGCGCCGGGCGCGGGCAGAGCGATTCAACTACGGGATCCCGCGCGGCACCGGTTCCAGCGCCTTCATCGCCGCCAACCTGGCGATGGGCGCGATCCTGACCTTCGCCGCGCCGACGATCATCGCCTTCTGGATCGTCGCGGCGTGTTTCGTCGCCGCCCTGGCCGCCGCCCTGCTGGTTCCGCCCGAACGCGTCCATGCCGAGGGCGCCAAGCCCGACCGGTCCGAGCGCTGGAAGGGCCTCTCGGAACTGCTGCGCAACCGCACCTTCCTGCTGGCGGTGGTCACGGCCGGCCTGATCCAGGGCGCGCACGCGTTCTATTACGGCTTCTCGGCCATCCTCTGGCGCAAGCAGGGGATCTCGGAGCCGATGATCGGCGTGCTGTGGGGCGTGGGCGTCGCGGCGGAAGTCGGCTTCATGTGGTTCCTGGAGCCGCTGCGCCGCCGCTGGGGGCCGGAGCGGTTCCTGATCCTGGGGGCCAGCGCCGCTGTGGTCCGCTGGACGCTTTACGCGTTCGAGCCGCCGCTATGGGCGCTGTTTCCGCTGCAGATGCTGCACGCCATGACCTTCGCGGCCTCTTTCCTGGCCTCGCTGCGCCTGATCGAGAAGCTGGCCCCGCCGGCGGCGGCGTCACCGGCCCAGGCGATCAACTCGGCGCTGTCGTCGGGCTTTACCCTGGGCATCGCGACCTTGGCGTCGGGGCCTCTGTTCGACGCCTTGGGCGCGAAGGGCTATTTGGCCACCGCCGTCATGGCCGCGTTAGGGCTGATCGGCGCGATCATGCTCTCGCGCCGATCAAGACATCAGATCGTGTAG